In Rattus norvegicus strain BN/NHsdMcwi chromosome 1, GRCr8, whole genome shotgun sequence, a genomic segment contains:
- the Olr220 gene encoding olfactory receptor Olr220, which yields MGEENGTSVTEFIFLGLSQDPQTQVLLFFLFLLIYLLTVLGNLLIVVLIHSDPRLHTPMYFFLRNLSFADLCFSTTTVPQVLVHFLVKRKTISFAGCSTQIVVLLLVGCTECALLAVMSYDRYVAVCKPLHYSTIMTHWVCVQLAAGSWASGAFVSLVDTTFTLRLPYRGNNVINHFFCEPPALLKLASADTYSTEMAIFAMGVVILLAPVSLILTSYWNIVSTVIQMQSGEGRLKVFSTCGSHLIVVVLFYGSGIFAYMRPNSKIMNEKDKMISVFYSAVTPMLNPIIYSLRNKDVKGALRRITTK from the coding sequence ATGGGTGAAGAGAACGGAACTTCTGTGACAGAATTCATCTTCCTGGGCCTCTCACAGGATCCACAGACCCAagtcctgctcttcttcctcttcctcctcatctacCTGCTCACTGTGCTGGGAAACCTGCTGATCGTCGTGCTCATCCACTCAGACCCCAGactccacacccccatgtactttttCCTTAGAAACCTGTCCTTTGCTGATCTCTGCTTCTCTACTACCACAGTGCCCCAGGTGCTTGTGCACTTCCTGGTGAAGAGGAAGACCATTTCTTTTGCTGGATGCTCCACACAGATAGTCGTGTTGCTTCTGGTAGGATGCACAGAGTGTGCGCTGCTAGCAGTGAtgtcctatgaccgctatgtggctgTCTGCAAGCCTCTGCACTACTCCACCATCATGACACACTGGGTATGTGTCCAGCTGGCTGCAGGGTCCTGGGCCAGTGGTGCGTTTGTGTCCTTGGTGGATACCACATTCACATTGCGTCTTCCTTACCGAGGAAATAATGTCATTAACCACTTTTTCTGTGAGCCTCCTGCCCTCCTGAAGCTGGCTTCAGCAGATACCTACAGCACAGAAATGGCCATCTTTGCAATGGGCGTGGTAATCCTCCTAGCACCTGTCTCCCTCATCCTCACCTCCTACTGGAACATTGTCTCTACTGTGATCCAGATGCAGTCAGGGGAGGGTAGGCTCAAGGTCTTCTCTACCTGTGGCTCCCACCTCATTGTCGTTGTTCTCTTCTATGGCTCAGGAATATTTGCCTACATGAGGCCCAACTCCAAGATAATGAATGAAAAGGATAAAATGATTTCAGTGTTCTACTCAGCAGTGACCCCGATGCTGAACCCCATTATTTACAGCCTGAGAAACAAGGATGTCAAGGGGGCTCTCAGGAGAATAACTACAAAATAA